From the genome of Hyperolius riggenbachi isolate aHypRig1 chromosome 9, aHypRig1.pri, whole genome shotgun sequence, one region includes:
- the LOC137533404 gene encoding toll-like receptor 2 has translation MAQRNGRWILLVVLIAGFVALIWCQSVCDTSVDKTTVNCEGKKLTRVPKNLHENVEYLDLSYNQISAIYGRDFSRYRNLHKLDLSFNNISFIEDRTFQNNLQIKNLSLFNNSLVKIPHSSLEDLKNLHILDISDNVYQHAFLGEAFINLVNLQYLSIGGPLVGSILKDDFVSIQNISLNRFALKSKSSLDYYEPGAFLKLNTHQLWFDIAVDTNPTLLMDMLKDFSGKSFISLHFQNLFETSYYGGVVDIFSYLPQITVRDLVFSGGNFNENLLRLVLLNVQKSEVDNLFILGIDFAHSPTTNGSDFVISELELENLVIQDVTNPDILRFDRTFTWFSQVTRLSIINVNFNYVLCNAWDQMSNLATLNISGNRLFASYLFNGKCPDSNLPNIEVFNASNNVMKSLKTLSSLTAGWPRLTYVDLSSNNLGSQNESCKWIPTIKVLILSDNMLKFEVFNCLPTTVEYLDMSNSHIDRLDMIYFSKATNLEKLYLRNNKIKFIPSGWHSLALKVLALEGNSFGVIDKSFLRHFPHLTHLTVGNNPYYCTCELNVFFRETVQKGSLIISDWPDDYYCSQPQDLLDTRINELECEIGLVVGLSVSLTALVVIVCSFLCWKFKAPWYIRATCQIIRTRYRSRNVDQSSDYAYHAFISYSNSDADWVRGVLLPHLETSKPPYRVCIHERDFQPGKWIIDNIIESIENSRKIIFVLSHNFINSEWCNYELYFAHQRAIGHAFEDIILVVKESVSIKELPKRFHRLRKLLRTKTYLEWPSEENRQSFFWLQLTGILGNSSLSDRGHDNLSVVNETAFEEQPSSSEEIPTTHRVAALI, from the coding sequence ATGGCTCAGCGCAATGGGAGGTGGATTCTCCTCGTCGTTTTGATTGCTGGATTTGTTGCCTTGATTTGGTGCCAATCGGTTTGTGACACCAGTGTAGATAAGACAACCGTCAATTGTGAAGGAAAGAAGCTTACACGAGTCCCTAAAAATCTCCACGAGAACGTGGAGTACCTGGATCTGTCATACAACCAAATCTCCGCCATATACGGACGGGACTTCTCTCGATATCGCAACCTACATAAATTAGATTTGAGCTTCAACAACATTTCCTTTATCGAAGATAGAACATTCCAGAATAATTTGCAAATTAAAAACTTGAGTTTGTTTAATAACTCTCTTGTAAAGATTCCTCACTCCTCATTGGAAGACCTGAAGAACTTGCACATTTTGGACATTTCTGATAACGTCTACCAACATGCTTTTCTTGGAGAGGCGTTCATCAATCTGGTGAACTTGCAATATTTGTCCATTGGAGGTCCTCTTGTTGGGAGTATCTTAAAGGATGACTTTGTATCAATTCAGAACATCAGCCTTAATAGGTTTGCTCTAAAATCCAAGTCTAGCTTGGACTACTATGAACCTGGGGCTTTCTTGAAGCTGAACACTCATCAGTTGTGGTTTGATATAGCTGTGGACACAAACCCAACACTATTGATGGACATGTTGAAGGATTTCTCTGGTAAATCCTTCATTAGCCTCCATTTTCAAAATTTGTTTGAGACGTCCTATTATGGGGGAGTTGTCGACATTTTCTCTTATCTACCGCAGATTACCGTACGGGACCTTGTCTTCTCCGGAGGAAACTTTAACGAGAATCTCCTACGCCTGGTTTTGCTAAATGTCCAGAAATCTGAGGTTGATAATCTTTTTATACTCGGCATAGATTTTGCCCATTCACCGACAACCAATGGTTCAGATTTTGTCATTTCAGAGTTAGAGTTGGAAAACTTGGTGATACAGGATGTAACCAACCCAGATATACTTCGATTTGACCGGACATTCACCTGGTTTAGCCAGGTCACGAGACTTAGCATCATTAATGTGAACTTCAACTACGTTCTGTGCAATGCTTGGGACCAGATGAGTAATTTAGCCACGCTCAACATATCCGGTAACCGTCTTTTTGCCTCCTATCTATTCAACGGAAAGTGTCCAGATAGCAATTTACCAAATATTGAGGTATTCAATGCCAGCAATAATGTTATGAAAAGTCTAAAGACACTTTCATCATTGACAGCTGGGTGGCCAAGGTTGACCTATGTTGATCTTAGTTCCAACAACCTTGGGAGTCAAAATGAGTCATGTAAGTGGATACCTACCATCAAAGTTCTTATTTTATCAGATAATATGCTTAAGTTTGAAGTGTTTAACTGCCTGCCCACCACAGTGGAATATTTGGACATGTCCAATTCCCACATTGATAGACTGGATATGATATACTTTAGCAAAGCAACCAATCTGGAAAAACTTTATCTCAGAAATAATAAAATCAAGTTCATACCATCAGGGTGGCACAGTCTCGCCCTCAAAGTACTGGCTCTGGAAGGTAATTCTTTTGGGGTGATCGATAAGAGTTTTTTGCGACATTTTCCCCACCTGACACATCTGACTGTGGGCAACAATCCCTACTATTGTACATGCGAACTTAATGTCTTCTTTAGGGAGACCGTGCAGAAGGGGTCATTAATTATTTCAGACTGGCCTGATGATTACTACTGTAGTCAACCCCAGGATTTACTAGACACTAGAATTAATGAGCTGGAATGTGAAATCGGCTTAGTCGTGGGCCTTTCTGTATCACTGACTGCATTAGTGGTCATTGTTTGCTCGTTCTTGTGCTGGAAGTTCAAAGCACCATGGTATATTAGAGCAACATGTCAAATAATCCGGACTAGATATCGTTCCCGGAATGTAGACCAAAGCTCAGACTACGCTTATCACGCCTTTATCTCTTACAGCAATTCGGATGCTGATTGGGTGAGGGGAGTTCTTCTCCCTCATCTAGAGACTTCCAAACCACCATACAGAGTATGTATCCATGAGAGGGACTTTCAGCCTGGAAAATGGATTATTGATAACATAATTGAAAGTATTGAGAACAGCCGCAAGATTATTTTTGTTCTGTCCCACAACTTTATCAACAGTGAGTGGTGTAACTATGAACTCTATTTTGCCCACCAAAGGGCCATTGGTCATGCATTTGAGGACATCATTCTGGTAGTCAAGGAAAGTGTCAGCATAAAAGAACTGCCTAAGAGGTTTCACAGGTTACGGAAACTCCTTCGAACTAAAACCTACCTTGAGTGGCCTTCAGAGGAGAACAGACAGTCTTTCTTTTGGCTTCAACTCACAGGCATCTTAGGGAACAGCAGCTTAAGTGATAGGGGGCATGACAACCTTTCTGTGGTGAATGAAACAGCTTTCGAAGAGCAGCCAAGCAGTTCAGAGGAAATTCCAACCACACACAGGGTGGCTGCCTTGATTTAG